Proteins from a genomic interval of Helicobacter pylori Shi112:
- a CDS encoding FeoA family protein yields the protein MTLNEAVKDKVYEIVEIANCDEALKKRFLSFGIHEGVQCTLLHYSMKKATLSVKINRIQVALRSHEAQYLLIKESV from the coding sequence ATGACGCTCAATGAAGCCGTTAAAGACAAAGTTTATGAAATCGTAGAAATCGCTAACTGCGATGAAGCCCTTAAGAAACGCTTTCTGTCTTTTGGTATCCATGAAGGGGTTCAATGCACCCTTTTGCATTATTCCATGAAAAAAGCCACGCTTTCGGTTAAAATCAACCGTATTCAAGTGGCTTTAAGATCCCATGAAGCGCAATACCTTCTCATCAAAGAAAGCGTGTGA
- the nth gene encoding endonuclease III codes for MGLKRAKTYQKAQQIKELLLKHYPNQTTQLHHKNPYELLVATILSAQCTDARVNKITPKLFEKYPSVKDLALASLEEVKEIIKSVSYSNNKSKHLINMAQKVVRDFKGVIPSTQKELMSLDGVGQKTANVVLSVCFNANCIAVDTHVFRTTHRLGLSDANTPIKTEEELSDLFKDNLSKLHHALILFGRYTCKAKNPSCGACFLKEFCVSKASFKA; via the coding sequence ATGGGGTTAAAACGCGCTAAAACTTACCAAAAAGCCCAACAAATCAAAGAATTGCTTTTAAAACATTACCCCAACCAAACCACCCAATTGCACCATAAAAACCCCTATGAATTGCTAGTGGCTACCATTTTAAGCGCTCAATGCACGGACGCTAGAGTGAATAAAATAACGCCCAAGTTATTTGAAAAATACCCAAGCGTGAAGGATTTAGCCCTCGCTTCTTTAGAAGAAGTTAAAGAGATCATCAAATCCGTTTCTTATTCCAACAATAAAAGCAAGCATTTAATCAATATGGCGCAAAAAGTGGTTAGGGATTTTAAGGGCGTTATCCCCTCTACGCAAAAAGAATTGATGAGCCTAGATGGCGTGGGGCAAAAAACCGCTAATGTGGTGCTTTCAGTGTGCTTTAATGCAAATTGCATAGCCGTAGATACCCATGTGTTCCGCACGACTCACCGCTTAGGCTTAAGCGACGCTAACACGCCCATTAAAACCGAAGAAGAACTCAGCGATCTTTTTAAAGACAACCTATCCAAACTCCACCATGCCTTAATCTTGTTTGGCCGCTACACCTGCAAGGCTAAAAACCCCTCATGCGGCGCGTGTTTTTTAAAAGAATTTTGCGTTTCTAAGGCTAGCTTTAAAGCGTAG